TCCACTGATTGCTAACCATATGCAACATCAGGCCATGACGCCCGGCAACGCGCATGGCCTCTTCCTTGACCGGACAGGCATCGGCGTCCACAAAAACCGCAGGCAGATCAGTTGTCATATCGGTTACCGCCGGACAGTTGCACGAAACAGTGCGTCATAGGCCTCCACCATATCACGCAGGTCATAGACCGCCCGCACATGTTCCGCATTGGCCGCCCCCAATTCCGTGCGAAGCTGCTCATCCTCCAACAGAAGAGACAGGGTTTTCGCCAGGGCCTCAGCCGTTTTCTCGCAGATATATCCTGCGTTGGCCGGGGCGAGCATATTCTTCACGTCCCCCACGTCGACGCTGGCGACAGGCTTGCCTGCGGCCATGGCCTCCAGAACGCTGAACGGCATCTGTTCGGTGTCCGATGACAGGGCAAAGATATCAAAGGCACCGACGATACGCTCCGGTTCGTTGATCCGTCCGGTAAACAGTATGGCATCCGCATGTGAGGAGGCGACTGCGGCCTTTTCAAGCGACGCTCTCTCCCCGCCATCGCCTGCGATCACAAGGCGGGCCTGCGGATTGGTTTCCCGCAGAATATTGAAGGCATCAATCAGCCGATAGAGATTTTTTTCGGGCCGTAAGGTGGCGATTGTGCCGATGATCGGCCCTGCCCCCTCGTGCAGGCCCAATTCCGTCAGCAATGTCTTGTCAGCCCCCTTATCAAAACGGCTGCAATCAATACCGTTGGGCAGGAAGCGGACGATATTCGGCGGGACTTTCCATTCTTCCCGCGCAATTCGTTCCAGAACCCGCGACGGCGCCACCAGCGCCTTCGCCCCGGAATAGGCCAGCCGCCGCGCCATGTTCCGCCGCACAAGACGCCCATGCGCCTCATCAGGGCCAAAACCGTCTTCCATATCAATGTGGGGACAGACCGGCATCAGGCGGTTCGCCAGCGCAAAATCCACCGCACCCCAGTTATAGGTAATCAGGATATCAACCCGTTGGTCTTTCAGCAGTCGCCTGATCTGACCATACTGGCGCGGCCCGAAGGCCTTGGGGAGGCCTGTATCCACAGCCTCGCAGGTGTCCACGCCCGCCAGCAGGGCATCCATCGCGTCCCATCGCCCGTTCAGGGAAACGATCAGATGCCGGTATCCAGGCCCCAGGGCCCTGGCCAGTTTGGCGAAACGCACCTGGGAACCGCCTACTTCGAAAGACGGGAAAACATGCATCAGTCGAATAGGGCGATTACTGCCCGCATATTGGTCTTCGGCAGCCGTGTTGTCCTGCTCCAACTTGAAACGGTCGAATTGTGACACTGTCTTCCCCATGG
The Aestuariispira ectoiniformans genome window above contains:
- a CDS encoding glycosyltransferase yields the protein MSQFDRFKLEQDNTAAEDQYAGSNRPIRLMHVFPSFEVGGSQVRFAKLARALGPGYRHLIVSLNGRWDAMDALLAGVDTCEAVDTGLPKAFGPRQYGQIRRLLKDQRVDILITYNWGAVDFALANRLMPVCPHIDMEDGFGPDEAHGRLVRRNMARRLAYSGAKALVAPSRVLERIAREEWKVPPNIVRFLPNGIDCSRFDKGADKTLLTELGLHEGAGPIIGTIATLRPEKNLYRLIDAFNILRETNPQARLVIAGDGGERASLEKAAVASSHADAILFTGRINEPERIVGAFDIFALSSDTEQMPFSVLEAMAAGKPVASVDVGDVKNMLAPANAGYICEKTAEALAKTLSLLLEDEQLRTELGAANAEHVRAVYDLRDMVEAYDALFRATVRR